AGGTCGGGTTCGGCAACGCCGCCACGCTGCGTCACCACTTCGGTCGCTCGCGCGGGGTCAGCCCGCAGGAGTACCGGCGTACGTTCCGGCTGACCGCCTGAGGCCGTCGTCGGGCGGCGTGCGTCCCGATCCGTGGCTCCACCCCTGAGGGCGCAGGACGGTCCTCGGTAGCCTTGCCCGCGTGACCGCGACTGCGCTGACCGACCTGTCCGCCGACGACCTGGCCGCCCTGCTCGAGCAGCAGCGCGCCGCCTACGAGGAGCTGAAGGCGCGCGGGCTGAAGCTCGACCTCACGCGCGGCAAGCCCTCGTCGCAGCAGCTCGACCTCTCCGACGCGCTGCTGCACCTGCCGACCTCGACGAAGGACGCGGCCGGGGTCGACGTACGCAACTACGGCGGGCTCGAGGGCCTGCGCGAGCTGCGCGAGATGTTCGCCGAGCTGCTCTGGGTCGAGCCCGACCAGCTCGTGGCGGGCGGCAACTCGAGCCTCACGGTCATGCGTGACTGCCTCGTCTACCTGATGCTGTTCGGCGGCGTCGACTCCGAGCGGCCGTGGAGCCGGGAGGAGAAGGTGCGCTTCGTGTGCCCGGTGCCGGGCTACGACCGCCACTTCACCCTGCTGGAGAGCCTCGGCATCGAGATGGTGACCGTGCCCATGCACGACGACGGCCCCGATGTCGACGCCGTCGCCGCGCTGGTCGCGGACGACCCGAGCATCAAGGGCATGTGGATCGTGCCGACGTACGCCAACCCGACGGGCGCAGTCGTGAGCCAGGACGTCGCCGCGCGCCTGGCGGCGATGCCGGCCGCAGCGCCGGACTTCAAGATCTTCTGGGACAACGCCTACGCGCTGCACCACCTGACCGAGGACGAGGCGAAGAGCGCCGACATCCTCACCCTGGCGTCGGCCGCGGGGCACCCGCACCGCCCGATCATGTTCGCCTCGACGTCCAAGATCACCTACGCCGGCGCGGGCGTGGCGTTCCTGGCGGCGTCCACCGCCAACGTCGCGTGGTACCTCGGCCACCTCGGCAACGGCTCGATCGGACCGGACAAGGTCAACCACCTGCGACACGTCGAGTTCTTCGGCTCGCCGCAGGGCGTGCGCGAGCACATGGGCAAGCACCGCGAGATCATCGCGCCGAAGTTCGCCGAGGTGGACCGGGTGCTGACCGAGCGCCTCGGCGGGCGCGGTGTGGCCACCTGGAACAAGCCGGCCGGCGGCTACTTCGTCAACCTCGACGTCGTGCCGGGCACCGCGTCACGCGTGGTTGCGCTGGCCAAGGAGGCGGGCATCGCGCTCACGCCCGCGGGCTCGTCCTTCCCGTACAAGCAGGACCCGGACGACACCAACATCCGCCTCGCGCCGACGATGCCGCCGCTCGCGGAGGTCACCGAGGCGATGGAGGCCGTCGCCACCTGCGTGCTGCTCGCCGCCGCCGAGAAGGCGTCCGCCTGAACCAGGCTCAGGCGGCGGCGTGCTCGCGCTCGAGGCCGCCGCGCACCAGCTCGGCGTAGCGCCCACCGCGGAGCAGCAGCTCCTCGTGGGTGCCGACCTCGACGACGCGCCCGTCGTTGAGCACGGCGATCTGGTCGGCGTCGCGGACGGTCGAGAGGCGGTGCGCGATCGTGATGGTGGTGCGGGTGGCAGCCACGGCCGCGAACGTCTCGAGGATGGCCCGCTCGGTCTCGTTGTCCAGTGCGCTGGTGGCCTCGTCGAGGACCAGGACCGCCGGGTCGCGCAGGAGCGTACGCGCGATCGCCAGGCGCTGCTGCTCGCCGCCGGAGAAGCGGTGGCCGCGGGAGCCCACGAGGGTGTCGTAGCCGTCGGGGAGCGACGCCACGAGGTCGTGGATGCGGGCCCGGCGGCAGGCGTCCTCGATCTCGGCGTCGGTGGCGTCGGGCCGGGCGTGGCGCAGGTTGTCGCGCACGCTGGCGTGCCTCAGGTAGGTCTCCTGCGTCACGACGCCCACGAGCTCGGCGAGGTCGGCCGAGGCCAGGTCGCGGACGTCGATCCCGTCGACGGTGACGCTCCCGGTCGTCACGTCGCGCAGGCGCGGGACGAGGGAGGCCAGGG
This sequence is a window from Nocardioides sp. S5. Protein-coding genes within it:
- a CDS encoding aminotransferase class I/II-fold pyridoxal phosphate-dependent enzyme, whose amino-acid sequence is MTATALTDLSADDLAALLEQQRAAYEELKARGLKLDLTRGKPSSQQLDLSDALLHLPTSTKDAAGVDVRNYGGLEGLRELREMFAELLWVEPDQLVAGGNSSLTVMRDCLVYLMLFGGVDSERPWSREEKVRFVCPVPGYDRHFTLLESLGIEMVTVPMHDDGPDVDAVAALVADDPSIKGMWIVPTYANPTGAVVSQDVAARLAAMPAAAPDFKIFWDNAYALHHLTEDEAKSADILTLASAAGHPHRPIMFASTSKITYAGAGVAFLAASTANVAWYLGHLGNGSIGPDKVNHLRHVEFFGSPQGVREHMGKHREIIAPKFAEVDRVLTERLGGRGVATWNKPAGGYFVNLDVVPGTASRVVALAKEAGIALTPAGSSFPYKQDPDDTNIRLAPTMPPLAEVTEAMEAVATCVLLAAAEKASA